DNA from Gephyromycinifex aptenodytis:
TGGTGGGTGTGCTCGGAACCGGCTTGAAGGGCGTTGCCCTCGGGGCCGATGGCCGAATCCAGGGAGGTGACGAGTTCTTCGCGGATGGAGTCCAACGGCGGGTTCGTCACCTGGGCGAACAGTTGGGTGAAGTAGTCGAAGATCAGCCGCGGCCGCTCCGACAACACCGCGATGGGGGTGTCGGTGCCCATCGAACCGAGGGCCTCGCCGCCGGTGCGGGCCATGGGGGCCAGGATGAGCCGCAGTTCTTCCTGGGTGTACCCGAAGGTCTGCTGGCGGCGGGCGACGCTAGAGGGGGTATGCAGAATGTGCTCGCGCTCGGGAAGGTCGCAGAGGTGGATGAGGCCCTCCTGGAGCCACTCGCTGTACGGGTGTTGCGCCGCCAGCCCCGCCTTGATCTCTTCGTCGCCGACGATCCGGCCGTGCTCGGTGTCCACCAGGAACATGTGGCCCGGCTTGAGACGGCCGCGCTTCTTGATCCGGGCCGGGTCGATGTCCAGCACGCCCGCTTCGGATCCGAGCACCACCAGACCGTCGTCGGTGATCCAGTACCGACCGGGACGCAACCCGTTGCGGTCCAGCACCGCGCCGATCAGGGTGCCGTCGGTGAAGGTGACGCAAGCAGGCCCGTCCCACGGTTCCATGAACAGCGAGTGGTACTCGTAGAAGGCAGCGCGGGCAGGATCCATCTCGGCATGCTTCTCCCACGCCTCTGGGATCATCATGAGCATGGCGTGCGGCAGCGAACGCCCACCCAGGTGGAGTAGTTCGAGCACTTCATCGAAAGAGGCCGAGTCCGAGGCGCCCGGAGTGCAGATCGGAAAGAGCCGCTCCAAGTCCCCGCCGATGAGGTCGCTGTGTAGCAGGCTCTCCCGAGCCTGCATCCAGTTGCGGTTACCCCGCACCGTGTTGATTTCACCGTTGTGAGCGATGAAGCGGTACGGGTGAGCCAGCGGCCACGCCGGGAACGTATTGGTGGAGAACCGTGAATGCACCAGCGCGAGTTCGGTGACGAGGCGCTCGTCTTTGAGGTCGGGGAAGAATGTCGTCAACTGGTGCGGGGTGAGCATGCCCTTGTACACGTGGGTGCGACCCGACAAGGAGGGGAAATACACCTCGAGTTCCCGCTCGGCGCGCTTGCGCAGACAGAACGCGAGGCGTTCCAGGGCCAGCCCGTGCACGTGCTCCTGCTCCGGTGCCAGGAAGAGCTGTTCGAAAGCGGGCATCGCTTCGAGCGCGGCAGCACCGATGTCTTGAGTGTTGATGGGCACTTCGCGCCAGCCAAGGACCTGCAGCCCTTCTTCGCGGGCCAGATCGGTGATCGCCGCGCGAACCTGATCGCGCTCCTCGTGCTCAACCGGCAGGTACGCCGTACCTGCGACGTAGTGGCCTTTGGCGGGCAGTTCGAAGTCGGTGACTGCGCGCAAGAAGGCATCGGGGATCTGAGTCAGGATCCCCGCGCCGTCCCCGACCATCGGGTCGGCGCCCGTTGCGCCGCGGTGGTCCAGGTTGAGCAGCGCGGTCAGGGCGTGCTCGACGATGTCATGCCCTGGGGTTCCGCGCAGGGTAGCCACCATCGCCACACCGCAAGCATCGTGTTCGTTGGCTGGGTCGTATAGCCCGGTAGCCCTGGGCAGCGCACTGTACGCAGGAGGCATGAGGCACCGTCCTTGTGATCTCGAAATGGGTCACTGGGCGACGGTGGCCAGTGAAGCGAATGTAGCGGCTCTGTTTAGCGTCTCACCAAAAAGAACGTTGCATCTCACTTACTGGATCGTTTTACGTGGTCTCCTGGCCGGGTTCGGAGGCCACAGGCGGCGTTGCGCCGGCCGGGCTGCGTTCGCGCCAGACCCACCAGATAACGGCTCCCAACACGAACACCGCCATCGAGGTCCACACGTTGAGGCGAAGCCCCAGAACATGATTCGCCTCGTCGATGCGCACCGTCTCGATGACGCCGCGTCCCAGGGTGTACAGCATGATGTAGGCCGCGAACAGTTGCCCGGAAGCGGGCCGCCGGACCTTCTCCAACACCAGCAGCAGCCCGGCGATGAACAGGCACCACAGCGATTCATAGAGGAACGTCGGGTGGAAGGTGCCTAGGACGACTGCTTGACCGGAGGCGTCGTGCACCGCACGACCCAACGAGTGGTCCCACTGGTGGATCTCGAGGCCCCAGGGCGCGTCCGTGGGACGACCGTAGAGTTCGTTGTTGAACCAGTTACCCCACCGGCCGACGGCCTGGGCCACCGCCAATGGTGGTGCCACGGCTGTGCCGACCTCACGAAAAGACACCCCGGTTTGTCGGGCGCCGATCCACACGCCCAACGCCCCCAGCGCTACCGCTCCCCAGATCCCGAGGCCGCCCTGCCAGATCTTGAACGCGTCGAGGGGGTTGCCGCCTTGACCGAAGTAGGCCTGCGGCGATGAGATCACGTGATACAGCCGACCCCCCACGATCCCGAACGGAATGGCCCACATCCCGATATCCCAGATGGCATCCTTCGGACCGCCTCGCGCCACCAGGCGGCGATCGGTCCACACCAGCGCCAGGAGTATCCCCAGCAGGATGCACATGGCATAGGCCCGCAGCGGGAACGGGCCGAGATACCAGACGGCCTGTTCCGGGCTGGGGAGGAAGGCAATCAACAGCAAGCTCCGAAACGCATGCCGCCATCCTCCCAGGGATAGCCACTGGTATCGGCGCGAGGCGCGCCGGGCACGGGTTCGGTGCTGCCGAGTCGCGGTGCCGGTGCGCCGTCTGTGGCTGGGCGCGTTGGAGAGCCGATGCTGAAGGCGCCCAGACGCGGGACCCGCCCTGAAATGTTGCGACGGGGCTCTGCGCAGGCGTGCGAGCTCAGTTCTTCGCCGCTTCGGCGATAGCCGCGTCCAACGCTTCCGGGTGCTGCGAGTTGTCCTGGCTCAAGACCTGGGAGAGGTCGAACTCGTTGCCGTCGATCCGGTAGGTCGGGGTCCCTTTCACACCATCCCGGGCGCTCTGCTCGTCGACGCGCGTCAGGTAGCCCCGGTAGTGCAACTGCGCCGTGCACGCCTCGAAAGTGGTGCGCGCCTGTCCGCTGATCCCAGCCTGGTCCGCGACGCTGGACACCAGATCGCTGGGCCAACCCTGCTGCGGGTTCTCTTGGGAGGGCTGGGCCGCCATCAACAGGTCGTGCGCTGTGGCCAGGGACTGCGGGCCGGCATCGGAGGCGCAGGCGGCTGCGTTTGCGATGCGCATCGACTCCCCGCCCTCCTTGCCTCGGTCCAGGGAGGTCTTCAAATGCAGCACGACTTTCGCCTCACCGGAAGCGGCCAGTGCTTGCACGCGAGGGCCGAGGATCTCGTGAAAGGTTTTGCACCAGTGGCATTGGAAGTCCTCGTACACATCCAGCACCGGCACCCCTTCCGTGGGCGGGGTGCTGTTGAGCATGATGCCGCCACTGTCGGAGACCGCGCCACGGGGAACAGGACCCGCCCCTTGGCTGTCATCGCCGCGGCTACCGGCATAGATCGCCGCGGCAATCGCAGCCAGGACCACCAGTGCCAGGATGAGTCCCAGGCGAGACTTGCGTTTGCGCTCCTGGGGCGCTGCTGGGCTGTCGGTCGCTTGGCGCGCCTTGCGCGAGGCTTTGCCGGACGTCATGCGCCGACCCTTTCCGAAAGAACAGCATCAAGGCTGAGCGACGTGTGCGGGCGGGCGAGGAGCCACCCACCACACAGTGCCAAGAGGAAGTCCCGGGCGATGTCCAGGCCGTACTGCGTCTGCTCCGGCGCGACGGCGCCACCCCCGCCGAAACAACCGCAATCGATGGAGAGCCCGCGTGCCCACGCTGAGGCAATGGCCGCCACGAAGACCAACATGAGCACAGCTCCGGCGCCGGCGGCGAACCGGGTGTAAAGCCCCAGCACGAGCAACAGCCCCAACGCCATCTCGATGGCCGGCAGCGCCATACCGACGTAGCCGGCCAGGTCGAACGGCAAGATCTGGTAGGCCTGCGCCGCTCGGGCTGCCACCAGCGGCGAACCGATCTTCATCCCGCCCGCGACCAGGAGAGCCGCGCCGAGAATCAGCCGCGCCACCAACCCGACCCACGGAGTCATTCGTCGGGGTTGTTGCGTCGCTGTCGAACCCACGTGCCCAGCGCTCACTCGCGGCCGCCCCGTACGCCCGCCGCCAGTTCGGCCGTCAGTGCCCGCAACTGCTCACACCCGGAGTCCGGTTCGTCATCCTTCAGCGTGGCCACCAGCGCCGAACCGACGATGACCCCGTCGGCGTAGGCCGCCACCTGGGCGGCTTGCTCACCGGTGGAGACCCCCAGACCCACGCACAACGGCAGGTCGGTGACAGCTCGGGTGCGTTCGATCAGATCCGCTGCGCCCGAACCGACCTGTGCCCGCGCCCCGGTCACCCCCATCGTGGAGGCGACGTAGACGAATCCACGGCAGTGTTGGACGGTCATCGCCAGCCGCGCATCGGTGCTGCTCGGGGCGACGAGGAAGATGGGGTC
Protein-coding regions in this window:
- a CDS encoding DsbA family protein — its product is MTSGKASRKARQATDSPAAPQERKRKSRLGLILALVVLAAIAAAIYAGSRGDDSQGAGPVPRGAVSDSGGIMLNSTPPTEGVPVLDVYEDFQCHWCKTFHEILGPRVQALAASGEAKVVLHLKTSLDRGKEGGESMRIANAAACASDAGPQSLATAHDLLMAAQPSQENPQQGWPSDLVSSVADQAGISGQARTTFEACTAQLHYRGYLTRVDEQSARDGVKGTPTYRIDGNEFDLSQVLSQDNSQHPEALDAAIAEAAKN
- a CDS encoding MauE/DoxX family redox-associated membrane protein, encoding MTPWVGLVARLILGAALLVAGGMKIGSPLVAARAAQAYQILPFDLAGYVGMALPAIEMALGLLLVLGLYTRFAAGAGAVLMLVFVAAIASAWARGLSIDCGCFGGGGAVAPEQTQYGLDIARDFLLALCGGWLLARPHTSLSLDAVLSERVGA
- the lgt gene encoding prolipoprotein diacylglyceryl transferase, giving the protein MIAFLPSPEQAVWYLGPFPLRAYAMCILLGILLALVWTDRRLVARGGPKDAIWDIGMWAIPFGIVGGRLYHVISSPQAYFGQGGNPLDAFKIWQGGLGIWGAVALGALGVWIGARQTGVSFREVGTAVAPPLAVAQAVGRWGNWFNNELYGRPTDAPWGLEIHQWDHSLGRAVHDASGQAVVLGTFHPTFLYESLWCLFIAGLLLVLEKVRRPASGQLFAAYIMLYTLGRGVIETVRIDEANHVLGLRLNVWTSMAVFVLGAVIWWVWRERSPAGATPPVASEPGQETT